CCGAGTGAAGTCTTCCGTCAGATTCCAGcttcaccttcaacatgactccatggtagatgatcagtccacccctgcgcctcatcgacttcaagctccgtgtatacaccaccttgaatcaatcccgcgccatagtcttgtcgatccGTACAAGCCTCGGGCAtgtgcaccacgtgtttccacgcccagaagtcagTCACCATCAACACCACGCTCCTATGTCGCCGCCGCCGATCCCACCAccctcttctgtaccaaccgacttgcaTCGATCACGTCAGACTGTCTAGTCCGACCCAGCTGAACTTGTTCGACTACATCCATGCTGCACCCTGCGTCATGTCCGCCCGCACATCTCTGTGCCTTGCTTTGGCATCCTGTGTATGCATGATCCATCTGCAAACCTCACGGTAAAACCACGTGCACACTTAGCAACAAATTCAAAGGAAAAATTGTCTCTTCCGGGTAGCTTCCGTGGATGCACCAAACTTGTGTCCGGCAACTCCCAATGTTTTTTCTCTTTTCACCATGTTGCTAACCTCAAGCCACGTACTACATACCAGGTGCAGATTTATTTTTTACTAAACAAATCTCACCAATCGCATGCAGCTTGCACCTCCGTACACCAGTGCCTCATCCACGCCTCCGCCCTCCGCTGCTCGACCCTGCATGTGCCTGTAGCGTGCCTGGCCCCCAAGATGCGCCAGCCCAGCTTTTGGGCCTCGAGGTCCCGCCTGGGCCTTTGCTCGGCCAGGCGCCTGTTGCACGCACGCGCTGCTCGCGACACACGCGTCCTGCTACGTGCCTGGCTGCCGCCGCCTGGATCAGCGGGATCTGATGCTGCTCCTGATTGCTTCCATCTCGCCGACATGCTTCCGAGTTTCCATCGATCCGATGCCTCCTGTCAACTTCGATTTTTCCGAGCTTTGTTGGCCCGATATCAAACCAATCTCTTCCGCGATTTCTTTCGAGTTCTGCTCATCAATAATCCATGACCTCTGGACAATCTGATACTACTTATTAGAAAAAATTCGAAACATATTGTCGATCACCTGATattacttgttagaataaatccgcttGACATACACAGATCAAACCAATCTTTTTCACGATTTCTTTCGGCTTTTGCTCATCAACAATCCAGGGCCTCTGGACAACCTGATACTACTTGTTAAAATAAATCCAAGGCATATTATCGATCACCTGATattacttgttagaataaatctgctTGACATACACAGATCAAACCAATTTCTTCCGCGATTTCTTTCGGCTTCTGCTCATCAACAATCCATGGCCTCTGGACAACCTGATactacttgttagaataaatccgatgcATATTGTCGATCATCTgaggatcaagcaatcacacgagcacgacaccgagatttgttaacgaggttcatcgatatggctacatccccggggcctaactatgggcgctcctcccatgacaccgctacaataccgtacCCGGTCGCCTTGGACACCGGCGCATGCCGCCGACTTTCCCTGCGTTCCGGtgatattatgttggcataggttacatcgtgtgtgtatccccactatatatgagaggtctaggatacaagtgtcttATTAGGACATGACTCCATATCCTatttaaacacaatacaactcagagttcgactgtaacctaccttgtacactatattcaacATAACTCCAACAATTTTAGTCTACCTTTACGAGTTAAAAGTTTCTTGCTCTATGATTTCTGATAAAATGTCTGTACTTCAGACACAGTACATGCATCCGCTGAATACCGAATTGATATCTTCTCTGGTAAGTAATGCTGAGTCACTCTACagccacttcttttactccgcttgtTATCCCATTGAATTCTACTACTAATGCTGTCGGCTGCAGTCACTGGAAGGAGCAGTGCTGGAACCAGTATACATGGAGACTAGGTCAGGAGGAGAGGCCATCATCACCCCGGAGAAATGGTGAGCAGTATGAGGATGTCCGCGATTCGGCGTACACACGTACTCATGTATTCATTTGTTGGCACGTCCGGAATACGCTTCTTCGATATCATGTTCGACTACGACCAGCGATTCAGCAGGGCCGGCTCTGTTCGTGCAGTGTGCCTGCAGCCGCAGGCACGCGCACATGCATGGAAACTGTGAGTGCCGGGGATCATAATGGAGCTGCAGCGGCGGGACGGATCATGGGTGTACACTGTATCACGTAGGGCATGTTTGGTTACTGCATTGTTTTCGAGCCATTTGCATCTGTGGCTAACTGGCTAAAGATTATGCTTGGCACATAATTTATTTATCTATAAAAATGGGCTGCCTGCATAAGGGAAGCAATTTGCGAGCTCCTATATTTTTCTAGAGGTACAGCTAAACTTTATTGATCATAAACCACATGAAGTGGTATACAAAAAGGATCGTGGGGATGGACCAGCCAAAGGTGTCGCCCTGATCAAGAGTGTTTGAAAACTTAGCTAACCTATCTGCATCAGTATTTGATGCACGACCTTCAATAGTAAACTCGCAATTAACTAAACTAGCTCCTTTCGCACGAGATAAGCCCCGACTAGCCCGGCCCATTTGTAGCGAGCCTAGTGGCTCAGGGCACTGTGTTTTTTAACATTTAAAAAGTGTaattttatttgaaaattttgcGGCAATTATTGGAATGCAAacattttccaatttttttattttttgaaaacgCGAATATTTTAAGAAATATGAacttttcaagtttgtgaacattttttgaattacagAATAATTTTTTAAAATGATAAAAAATGAATTTCTGAAAACTcttgaaattatgaacattttttggaagCAAAAAAATTGAAGTTCCAAACTTTTTTGTGAATGTTAACATATTTTGAAGTTCCGAATATTtactatttttttaatttttgatattttaaattctgACATGATACAGGAAGAAAATTAGATAtttcaaatattttttgaaaaacagaaagaAATTTGAAAttccaaatatatttttaaatgaagaaaatagaaaaataataatTAACCAAAAATGAAGACCGGAGAATcagtaaaaagaaaaggaaaaataaacccGGTTCAAGAACCTTCTAGACATTCGCAAAACTAAACCTTTCAGATGGTTCCCAAAGCCGGGTTCTATAACACATTCTCTATTTGTTAACAGGGCCAGCCCATCTCATTCGTTGGGTCCTAGTGCCCATGCGCAGGGCCTACCTATGCGAAACAACGGCAATTTGTAGCAGAGTGCGGCAAATAGGGATTACGAGCAACTTCCTTccggtgtttggttgcctgcattgtgtTGGGCTGATGCACTAAATGTCATATGGTTGCATACATTTGCCTTGATTTGACCCCATTAAGCACATGAACAGAGGTTATACTATAGTAGATAGGCATAGACTTATTCGTCTACGCAAAGTCAAAATGAAAAACGTACAACACAAAAATTTCATAGAACAACAAGATGAAGTTAGTGGTCAAAGAAAATTTTCAAAGTCCGAACGTGTGCGATAGATTTGCCGAATTTGTCTAAACTAACATGCACCACACATGAACACCTTAATACTACTCATCTATGACTTTCAAAATAGAAAACTTACAACACAAAAGTGGTGCGAAACAACAAGATGAAGCTAGTGGTCAAAGGAAATCTCAAATGATCAGGTGTGTGCGATAAATTTGACAAAATTTGTTAAACAAAAACTCCAAACATAAATAGGAAATCAAACATTTATCATCAATGCAACTACGAACCGGTCGTCTGAATGGAATCACAATGTTGATGTGCATCTTTTTCGTGTACATCTTATCTTAGATCAAAGCACTGTCGTGTACATTATAAAGGTCCAGATGAAAGAGATTAGGGAGTCAGAAAAATAGACCACATGCAAAGGTAGGTAACATTTGTACAATCCAGTAGAGATTAAATCAAGTGACTACAGCCAAACACGTGCAAATCCACGTACACGTATGCATACATGTGCACCAGCTCGCACCCAACTCTCATCGCCAGACCCACACACGTGCGCTTGGTTGCATCACTTAGGCCTAGCTCGACCGTTCCTCCAGAGCCAGGCCCATTGGTGCTTTATATTCCATGCGAGCCAAGATTTTCATACATAACATGCAGTCAAAATTATTATTTTAGCACCGCGCATGCCTGATTGGGCCTCATGCAGCCTACCAAACACCTTAGTACTAAATGGGTAGAGACGAAGAGTCTCACTTCGATGACTTGGGTTGGCCTCATGCAGCCTACCAAACACCTTAGTATTAAATGTCTGAATGGGTAGAGATGAAGAGTCTCACTTCGATGACCTGGGTTTCTCTGCGAAGGAAACACTTCACTGGTGTAGTTTACTGCTTTTTAGTATTGTTGCAATGCTTTATCCGTCATGATGCTCTAGCAATGGCTATGGTATTCCATGGCGCTTCACGATTTTGCGATTTCACAACTTGGTTATCTTATCCTTGGTATATCTATACTGAGAGCTCTTAGAGAAATTCTAGCAGGGACTTGACCTTCATTCTGCCAGCCTCCATAACACATATAAAGGATGCtctatatggatatgaaggatgccgCGACTTTGTAAAAAGTTAGATTCGCTATAGAATTGTACTTAATAAATTGTATTCATGTGGGACTTGTTTACCAATGGCTAGAAGACATATTCCTCTCCAACAATGAAAGTTTTTTGAACTCATATTTCTACTTGGATTTGAACTAGGATTTCAACATAGATATCTAAAATGAATTTCAAGAAGGATTACAACTAGGATTTGGACAACCATACAACTACGATTCTTATTTGGAGATGTTGTGAATAGAGGGGAGGAATATAGGAAAATCGTTACCTGCCAATTGGGGAACTACCGATGAAATATCCGGGGATTCCACTCAATAAGGTGAGAATAAGAAATAAAGATTGGAAGCATGTTGAAAATAAGATTAAAATAAATGTGCTTTCTGGCAAGTTAAGATGCTAAGCGTTGATGGCAAACTTTATTTAGTACAGTCAAGTTTGAGCAGCCTACCTATGTTCATGATGTCCATTTACCCCATCCTTGTTGGAGTGAGAAAGAGTAATGACTTCTTTAGAGATAGGATTGCTTGGTAGGGATATAAAGATAAAAAGAAATATCATCTTGTTGAATGGGTTGAGTAGTCAACCCAAGAAGCAAGGGGGGTTAGGGATAGCCAATTTGGATATTTTTAGCAAAGCCTTATTAGCTAAATGGATTTGCAAATTAGAAACAGGGGAATGCCAATGGTAATCCATGTTGTTGAATATATATTAAAAGGTACCTATCTTTCTGGGATAAAGCATAAAAAAGGAGATTCTCAATTTTGATATGGTATTTTGTTTGTAAGGTTCTTGTTTTACAAATATGTTAAGAAGAATGCAGGAAATGGAGCCAATGGTCATCTTTGGGAGGACTGGTGGATTGATGATAAACCTTTGCATATTTACTATCCTAGactataatctctcttcttcactaGGAACATTACTATGGCTGAGGTTTCTGAAAAAGGCTGGAATCATTTTACTTTTAGGAGGACCCAATGGGAAGGCACCCTGATGTAGTGGAATGAGATTAAGAGTGCTTGTTTTGATATTAGTCTAGATGAGAACAAAGATAGCATTACTTGGCCATTCAGTAATGATGGCAAATTTACTATGAAATCCTTTTATAATCAATTGATCATGAATGAGTTATATTATCCTTCTAGGTTTTCATGGAAAGTTAAAACTCCACCAAAAATCAAACTTCTCTATGTGTCACTTTGAGAAACAATATTCTTACAAAACACAGCCCGCTAAAAAGAGGTTGGGCTGGTAATAATAGATGCATTTTCTGTGGTAAAGAAGTATCAATTGATCATTTGTTGATTGATTGTTAAGTAGAGCTAAGTTCATGTCGACCATGTTAAGATGTACTTTCAATCTGAACATCCTCCCAATAATATGAAAACTCTTTTTACTTCTTGGATTGCTCAATATGGTAAACAAAAAGAAATTGATGCTTTCAGTTGGCATATCTGTCGTCATATGGTCTATTTGGAATTGCATTAACGAAATATGCTTTGAATGCAAGAGGGTGTTGGATCCTTTTGTGATTCTTCATAGATCTTGTGTTGTGATTAAATCTTGTTCAATCTTGTAGACAAACTAGGAAAGGCAAAGAGAACTGATATGGGGGTAAAATTGCTCGAACAGAAGTAGCAAGTGAAACTTTCAATGCGAGTAGAGGTTGGCACCTTAGAGTTCTTCATTTCATAGGTGGCTGAAGGAAAAAGGGAAGGCTATCTAGGGCAGTAGCGGAACCAGGAAATGCCCAGGCCCTGGGTAGCCTTTGTGTGACTGTAGCACTATGACCACAGTACTGCTATAGTTATCAAAGGAATTGGCCATCACGCCCCAAGCAGCGCCCCAGGCTGCTTGGGGCCTGGCGCCGCCACTGGTCTAGGGGACCCTGTCTCGGTGCCATATGATATTCTGTTGTGAAGATTCTCATTTGTTTGCTCCCTGTTTGAGTTGTTTTATATTTGGTCTAGTCTCACGTTTCCCTTTTTCTAATATGCAGTAGTTTGAAAATGCTACTCCCTTATATGTTGTTGTAATATAGTCAATTTTAAGTCTGGTTACCTTGTTGTTCAATATATTGTTGGATGGAACTTTGGTTGAACTGTGATCGGAGAGGGGTTGCATCCTTACTTTCTAGGTCACTTCCTTTTGTGGTGTTCTTATGCAGTTAGTCTAGCACTTTGTAGTTCGCTTTATGTTTTCTTTGGTTGTAGTGATGGTTTCTATTAGGGAAACGTTTGTGGTCGGCCTGCCGACTGAAGTGTTTGTGCCGGACATGTGTTGTCCGTCGGATCGCCCTGTTAGATCGCCCTCGATCCCCCGCACATGCACGTTCACTAGTGGCCCCTAGTGACGTCTTCCATCATCTTATCCAAAGCCCCAcgttccttcccttccttccctacTTTCCCGCCACACATTATGTCGcccgcacctctctctctctctctaagcatcccCTACCTCTACACACCAAGCCATAGAATCCACTTTGGGCGATGCTGCAAGCCAACGATGAAGACACTGGGATGCGGGATGACAGAGAGGTTGTTTGCAACCGTCGAACGAAGAAGCTGTGACCTCCTCGTGGAGATGACGCGACCACGTCACTCGCGTGCTCCCCACGACGGGGATGCTACCACCGGTGTTTGGTTTTTCTACAACCCAGCAATACAAAGCTGCAACGGGGGCGACGGGAGCTTTATAATGTTGCATCTGGTGATGGCGGGTGCTGGAACCGGTGGTCGAGAATGTTGCATCCGATTTTTACTACGATCGGTGGACTAGTGGTCGGGGGTGCTACCAGCGGTGACTAGTTTTGCTACAATCGAGCAATACAAAGCTGAAACAGGCGGCCATGGGAGCTGCAAAATGCTGCATCCGGTGGTGGCGGGGGTTGGAATTGGTGGTAGGGAATGCTATATCCAGTTTTTCTATGATCGATGGAATGGTGGTCGCGGATGCTACCACCAATGATTGTTTTTTGCTACAACCGAGCAATACAAAGCTGCAACAGGCAACCATGGGAGCTGCAACTGACGGGTGGGAGCTGCATGCTAGTGGCGATGGCCTACATTGACCTGCAACCTGCCGGTGACAAGAGGTTGAGAGCTGCATCTAGCGACACCTACTACGGCGAGCTGGAAACCGTTTGTGAAGGGATCTACAACCTGACACTGGCGGAGCAACATCCAGCAGCGTTGCCGCAAAACTGGCGTCTAGCGGTGCTAGGAGCTCGAGAGCAAGGTGTGCAAGGATGGAGGACGGGTCTGTTGTATGTGCGGGCCACCGCGTCGGCGGGGCAGGGGGACTGGAGGAGGTGAGGTTACACGACAACGAGGGAAGGACGCGCTGGAGGTGTTGTGTGCTGCCGCGCTAGGGGAGGGAGAGCTAAAAACGGAGGTGGAAGATGCAATCTAACGACTCACATGGACGAAATCGGATGGCTGCGCGCTGGCCGGCCGAAATTTTAGCTGATGGACCGGCGCCTATAACTGCAGTTTCTATTAATAGAAATTGAGGGAAACCACTTTTTACATTTAGAAAAGGCGACATTCCTAGCCAGTTTGAAGGGACTCATTCGATACACCAAGCTATCAAGCAACTAATTTCACCCttttgcgagaaaactttcaatctattcatctccaATCATGGATGTAACGAacgccagaaataataaaaattgcatccagatccgtagaccacctagcgatgactacaaacACTAGAGCGAGTCAAAGACGTGTCGCCCTCAtcgccccttccttgttggagtcgggcaaatcttgttgtagtagacagccaCGAAGTCATCATGCTAAAGCCCCATGGGACCAACGCagcagaacaacaaccgccgctgATGAAGAGAACCGTAGATCGGAAAGATCCAATTTGAAGACAGAGGAACGTAGCCGAATTACGAACAGATCCGTGCAAATCCACCAAGAACATATttgtcggagacacacctccacaggtCCACCGACGACGCCAGACACACCACCGAGACGAGGGCTAGATGGGGAAAACCTTATTTCATCTTCAGGAAGCCGTCCCCGTCTTGTCTTCCCGAGGAGgacaaaaccctaacaaaactcaaaagAATATCTAAAAATAGAGCCCACCCGCTGATAAAGCTTGAGATCCACTGCGCCGCCATGGCTCTAGGGTCACCAAAGACGAGGCGGACCGGCGCTGGCGCCAGTGGGATGTTGAGGAACTCTTGGCTTTTTCTTAAGGGAGGCGGCTCCGTGCTAATCAAACACATCACAAAACCCAACGTCTAACAACTCCCCATGTTTTATTTGAAATCTTGTCACATTTGTTTGAGTCTTGAAATAGTACATCACCATGCCTTCCGCATGGTTTATCTCTTTTTTTAGCCGTGACTTATCTAATCTTTCAACACTACCTCGATACGTGACCTCAATGCTTTTTGTAAATTCTTGTGATCCGAGAGTCACGATAAAAAAAGGTTACTGTTCATGAGAGATGGCGTAGATGAAGCGAGAAAATACTAGAAAGAGCATGCGTCAGCAAAAGGACTACAAAAACAAGGTTGTTAACCTACCAGTCTGTCTAGAAATCGATTTTGTAGCTTTGCTCTTGTTCTGTCAAGTGGACAATAACTGGCCTAAGCAACTGATTTCTATCCTTTCATGAAGTGGAACACCCTGATATAATTATATGAAAATCCCCTAaaaggtaactaataataataataattacatAACGATACATAGGTCCAAGAAAAGGAGGATCCATCTCAAAACAGTGTGAAGAAAAAGAAAGGGAGGATATATAGAGAACAAAAAGAAACAGAAGGGGCGTCCTGCCCCTGATAAGCAATGATCGGTTACTTCACGTTTGCAACGCAGTCCGTAGTTTTACTCTGGACTGAGCTAAAGGCGCTGACCTCCAAGGTAATGGAGCAGTTCACCTTGATGTCGAGGTCCCTCTTGTAGATCCCCAGCACGCTCACTCTCCCGCTGATCTCCGTGTAGCTGGTGAGGTCGTAGTCCTGGCTCTGGCCGAAGATGAGGTCGGTGACGTTGACGTTGGGGGAGATCCGGTCGGCGAGCGCGTCGAGCGTGACGTTCATCCGCACGGTCCGGTCGGCGCCGACCTCGCCGTCGGGGGCGTACGCCACGCCGACCGTCTCCCCCTTGTAGTAGAAGTTCGTCTCGCTCCGGTCGTAGCTAAACGAGGCCACGTTCGGGTTCTTGATGGAGATGTCGGCGTTGAGCGTGGCGTTGACGGACACCGGGTGCCGCTCGTCCGCGCCGAGGAAGTCGCCGTCGACGTCCTCCAGGGTGACGCGGTTCATGGTGAAGACGGGGTCCTTGACCTTGAACACGGTGAGGGCGAGCACGAGGGCGACGATCCCGGCGATGACCAAGGAGGCCATGCAGCAGCCGCCGCAGCAGAGCACGGACCGGCGGCCGCGGAGGCACCCCGTGGAGCGCGGGCGCTTGGCGGTGGTCGCGGCGGCATGCTGGACCTCGATGTCCACATCGGTCGCCGGGTGGACGGACGGGGACGGGCAGGCGAGCGGCCTCGTCGGCTCATTCTTCTCGCCCGCTGTGGCGACGCTGTACGGCCCGAACCCGACGGTCGCCATGGCGTACGTGGAATGGAACTGTGGACCAAAGACCCGAGCAAGCAGGTATGGGAGGGTCGTCTGGTCCGTCGCCAGATGGCGTGGTCTCGTCTTGTTATACTACGGTGGATTTTGCACAAGTCGTGTTGGGCGGGCCGGGCGCGGCATGTACGTGTTGCTGTTCGTTCTGTGAGACTGACGGAACAGAGCAAACGCGCCCCGCCCGGTGGACTTGGCAGGCTTGTGGATTGCCGGTTAATAAATGAAGCATGCAGGCTTCCGTTGGTACAAGTTGACTCCACCAACGACGTGATGAAAAGCGGGCCATGAAGTGCATGGATGAATCCGGATACATATGAATCCATTTTGAAAAACATATTTCTAAATTTtaaaaaaatctggaaaaaaattACGCGGGTATGTCTGCATGTTCTATGTGCGTGCATAAAGTTTCACGGAAAAATAACTTTTATTGTggcctgtgcaaaaaagacaaaaaattatGTCGTGGAACATTATTTAGAAGCActggaatttgtcttttttgcgaaGGCAAAAGAAAAAGACATTTTTTCATAAAACTTTGTACCGCGTACACACATTTTCAAACATGTATGCAtgatattttcttttgatttttttgacattttaaaaCGTGCTTAAAATACACTTTTTGGAAAATGGGTGCATATGCTCATGGGTTCAGATGGCGCCCTCTCGCCATTACTCTCGTTGCGTAAATACTGGATTGTCAACTGCAGAGTAGTGGAATATGGAGTGCAAGTACCTTTTTTAAACAAGGCATAAGACTtgtcattttcattgattaagaagaagtgaGAGTACCTTCCTCAACTTGAGCTTGAATGGTCTTAGCATGAACAGTAAATTAAAAATCATATTCTAAAAATTCTAGTGTGTGGAAAACTTTAAGAAAAGTTTAGATtgcttgcaaagtttcatcatgaaatcacattggtGGAAATCGTGGCAAAAAGAAATCATAGCTCCAAAACGCGTTTGAAAGTACCATTTCTAGAACGTTGATTTTGTCTTCTCTGTCACGACTTTcacgaatgtgatttcatgatgaaatttTATAAGCGCTCAAAACATTACTTCAAGTATTCCAAAAATAAAATcagatttttttgactttttttgaatttattgttcATCCTGAAACATATGAGCTCACGAGTAGATACATCACGTCCAACATGGAGCTGAATTTATAAAAAGACAAGAGTATAACTCAACCTGTCAGAGCGTAGAAGGCTAGCTACTAATAATAATAGTACTATGGTAAGGTATTCTATATATCTAAATAGTTTATCCACACTATTTATATTATTTAACATGCATACATGTCAAACAAAGGTCCACTACAACATGCATAAGAATTATTTTTCATTATTGATTGGACTACATTAATTCTATTTATTTTAACATGCACACATGTCACCTCATCAAAGACCCACCCAACATGCATGGAAAGAGTTTTGTTATATTATACAACCTATATTTTCAAGTATACAATAATCCAATACAATATATAATTTTAGTTTTTTGATATAGTATTAATCCAAATGTTTTGTATAATCAAATCTTATTAAAAATATATTGCAACATATTCCCGCCGCAATGCGCAGGGTATCATCTAGTTCGTGCATAAGATTAGAACCCGTGTTTAGGATTCTTTTCAAATTAGTCTCTGGATACTTAGATCAAACTTGATTTGCAACNNNNNNNNNNNNNNNNNNNNNNNNNNNNNNNNNNNNNNNNNNNNNNNNNNNNNNNNNNNNNNNNNNNNNNNNNNNNNNNNNNNNNNNNNNNNNNNNNNNNNNNNNNNNNNNNNNNNNNNNNNNNNNNNNNNNNNNNNNNNNNNNNNNNNNNNNNNNNNNNNNNNNNNNNNNNNNNNNNNNNNATTTTCTACCTTTTTTCTATTTTGTATCTGCCCGTTTGTAGCCCgggttttttctttttgtttctttttatttagtttttcaTTTTAATTTTCATGATGTTTTTCTCTTTTCCAGATTCATGAACTTTCCAAAAATTTGTGCACATTTTactaaatccatgattttttttcttaaattcatgtaGTTTTTTCAATTTCAATTTTTGTAATTCATGAACTTTTACAATTCGTGTTTTTCAAATTCATCCTATTTTGCAAATTCGAGAAATTATTTTTAAATTTGGAAAAAACAATTAGACTCATGGACTTTTTTCAAACTCGTGAACTTTTTTTGAAGTCGCGAACTTTTTCCAAATGCATGAATATTTCTTAAAATATGCGAACTTTTTCTTTTCGAAAATTCAtgtttttttcaaatccatgaacttttttcaaactcatgatttttttttaaaatgaaCCCTTTCATACTCGTGAACTTTTTTGCAAATCTATAAATTTTTAGAAATCCACTActttaaaaaaattgttttttCTTTTACATATTTAGAAACTCATTTTTTTAGAAATTCATGAATTCGGTTGAAatctatgaacatttttaaattcacGAACACATTTGAAATGTAAGATAACTTTTGCCATTCAGGAAGTTGTTTCAAATTtgtaaatatttttcaaattcatgaacttcctTTTCAATCTGTGAACTTTTTTGTAAATCCTTTATTTTCTCTCAAATTTAAGAACAGTGTTTTAAATCTGTGAacttttctttcaaatttgtgaactttttttcttCAGATTAATGAACCTTTTTTAATTTTCACGATTTTTTCCAAGTTAGTGGGAAAAAAACTAAAATTCAAGATTTTTTCTAAATTTATGAACTTTTGAATTCGTGTTATTTTCAAATGAGTGAACTTTTTTTGAACTGCTACAGTACCTTGTAATGCTACAATGACTGGAATCAATACAATACATTCCATCCGCTATAGTGCTTTGACCCCGCTACAGCCTTGTGTAAATGGGTTGGCCCATGCGGGATGCGCCAAGAGGAAAACTAGCGCCATAGGCACCGATTATGAGCGTTTTCTCTCGGCGAGTCCGTGAGTCGTTTTCTCTCGGCGAGTTTTCTCTCCCCGACGGCGATAGCCTAGGTTTCGACATACTCCGGCGCCGCGGCCGGATCTTACCTTCTTTTCCCCGATCGAACCTGCTGGTGATCCCCTGGACTCGGGCTGATCAAGGGAGGCCCCTCGTGACCTTACCCGGCCTTGGTTATAGTGGTTTCTCTGGCAGATCGATCTAGGGTTTTCGTTGGCGGCGACTAGACTGCTCGGTTCATGGCGTCGGGATCAAGCTCACAGGGGCGGCATGGCAAGGAGACGACGGAGGAGCTGCTAGCCAGGTTGAATTtgcaggaggaggaagatgatgatttcGTGTGGGAGGAG
The Triticum dicoccoides isolate Atlit2015 ecotype Zavitan chromosome 3A, WEW_v2.0, whole genome shotgun sequence genome window above contains:
- the LOC119271930 gene encoding uncharacterized protein LOC119271930, with the translated sequence MATVGFGPYSVATAGEKNEPTRPLACPSPSVHPATDVDIEVQHAAATTAKRPRSTGCLRGRRSVLCCGGCCMASLVIAGIVALVLALTVFKVKDPVFTMNRVTLEDVDGDFLGADERHPVSVNATLNADISIKNPNVASFSYDRSETNFYYKGETVGVAYAPDGEVGADRTVRMNVTLDALADRISPNVNVTDLIFGQSQDYDLTSYTEISGRVSVLGIYKRDLDIKVNCSITLEVSAFSSVQSKTTDCVANVK